In the Chlorobium limicola DSM 245 genome, one interval contains:
- the rpsN gene encoding 30S ribosomal protein S14: MAKKSIIARNEKRKKLVEKYAAKREELLKAGDYEALRKLPRDSSATRVKNRCVLTGRGRGVYEKFGLCRQMFRKFALEGKLPGVKKASW, from the coding sequence ATGGCGAAGAAAAGCATTATTGCACGGAACGAGAAAAGAAAAAAGCTTGTAGAGAAGTATGCCGCGAAGCGTGAAGAGTTGCTGAAGGCTGGAGATTACGAGGCGCTGCGCAAACTGCCGAGAGACAGTTCAGCGACAAGGGTGAAAAATCGCTGTGTTCTTACGGGTCGCGGAAGAGGTGTCTATGAAAAGTTCGGACTCTGCCGCCAGATGTTCCGCAAGTTTGCTCTGGAAGGAAAGCTTCCC